The following are from one region of the Deinococcus aestuarii genome:
- a CDS encoding DUF3105 domain-containing protein, with protein sequence MNRPTFSPIHPARARSLRILVLALPALLAACSSRDLAGVQKFTFQAGDHREGRLVYAQTPPAGGPHNPSWQNCGVYTSALYNEYVVHSLEHGAVWITYGPTLSPEDVRTLAGLAQGRTHVLVSPNGQQTAPVVLTAWGAQLPVDGVGDARIRAFLDKYEQGPTTPERGAACTGGYSGTL encoded by the coding sequence ATGAACCGACCCACCTTTTCCCCCATCCATCCTGCCCGTGCCCGTTCGCTCCGGATCCTGGTGCTGGCCCTGCCCGCCCTGCTGGCGGCCTGCTCTTCGCGGGACCTCGCCGGGGTGCAGAAGTTCACCTTCCAGGCGGGGGATCACCGCGAGGGCCGGCTGGTGTACGCGCAGACGCCGCCCGCCGGGGGGCCGCACAACCCGTCCTGGCAGAACTGCGGCGTGTACACGTCGGCGCTGTATAACGAGTACGTCGTGCACAGCCTGGAGCACGGCGCGGTGTGGATCACGTACGGGCCGACCCTTTCCCCGGAGGACGTTCGAACCCTGGCGGGTCTGGCCCAGGGCCGCACGCACGTCCTCGTCTCCCCGAACGGGCAGCAGACCGCGCCGGTGGTCTTGACTGCGTGGGGCGCGCAGCTTCCGGTGGACGGGGTCGGCGACGCCCGCATCCGGGCCTTCCTCGACAAGTACGAGCAGGGCCCGACCACGCCCGAGCGCGGGGCCGCCTGCACCGGCGGCTACTCGGGCACCCTGTGA
- a CDS encoding response regulator transcription factor, translating into MATVLIVDDDPAILEVLTAYLVAEGHSVETEDDGLAALPRLARADVAILDWMLPGMTGVELTAYARREHPQLPVLLLTARGEEEDRLRGLNAGADDYVVKPFSPREVVARVRALLRRVGVQDRIEAGPLVMNLRSRAVALHGQPLALSRTEFDLLATLAQHPGLVWSRERLMERVWGPDYPGVTRVVDVHITAVRRKLGDDADAPTFIETVRGLGYRFRED; encoded by the coding sequence ATGGCCACGGTGCTGATCGTGGACGACGACCCGGCGATCCTGGAGGTGCTCACGGCCTACCTGGTGGCGGAGGGCCACAGCGTGGAGACCGAGGACGACGGGCTGGCGGCACTGCCCCGGCTCGCCCGCGCCGACGTCGCCATCCTCGACTGGATGCTGCCCGGCATGACCGGCGTGGAACTCACCGCCTACGCCCGGCGGGAGCACCCCCAGCTGCCGGTTCTGCTCCTGACTGCCCGGGGCGAGGAGGAGGACCGCCTTAGGGGCCTGAACGCCGGGGCGGACGATTACGTCGTCAAGCCCTTCAGCCCCCGCGAGGTGGTGGCCCGCGTCCGCGCCCTGCTGCGCCGGGTCGGGGTGCAGGACCGCATCGAGGCCGGGCCGCTGGTGATGAACCTCAGGAGCCGCGCCGTCGCGCTGCACGGCCAGCCGCTGGCGCTCTCCCGCACCGAGTTCGACCTGCTCGCCACCCTGGCCCAGCACCCGGGGCTGGTCTGGTCCCGCGAGCGGCTGATGGAGCGGGTGTGGGGCCCCGACTACCCGGGCGTGACCCGGGTGGTGGACGTGCACATCACCGCCGTGCGCCGCAAGCTGGGGGACGACGCGGACGCGCCCACCTTCATCGAGACGGTGCGCGGGCTGGGGTACCGTTTCCGGGAGGACTGA
- a CDS encoding HAMP domain-containing sensor histidine kinase, with protein MRLFPRLLLNHLMCVAVTAAVLLLAAEVAAQPFIGHHVDEMIRLIGPEGGRLRGDLTGGMRGTLTRALLAALPLALLVATGIAWASARRVTASVRALQSGSGAIASGEYARRLPEAGQDELADLARSFNTMAGTLERVEQTRVELIGNVAHELRTPVSAVRGYAEAAQDGVLPAGQALAAITREVAGMERLVQDLSLVSRVEAGRMELKVGDVPLAELLSQAQDRFALAFEDRGIAFQVDLPPGPLTVRADPERAQQILANLLRNALRHTPPGGTVRVSAQAEGAKTTVSVADTGSGIAPEHLERVFERFFRADPARTPGEGSGVGLTIARGLARAMGGDLGVRSAPGQGSTFTWTVPLGKSAPTPRLG; from the coding sequence ATGCGCCTGTTTCCCCGCTTGCTGCTCAACCACCTGATGTGCGTCGCGGTGACCGCCGCCGTGCTGCTCCTGGCGGCCGAGGTGGCCGCCCAGCCCTTCATCGGGCACCACGTGGACGAGATGATCCGGCTGATCGGCCCGGAGGGGGGGCGGCTGCGCGGGGACCTCACCGGGGGGATGCGCGGCACCCTGACGCGCGCCCTGCTCGCGGCCCTGCCGCTGGCCCTGCTGGTCGCCACCGGGATCGCCTGGGCCTCCGCTCGGCGAGTCACCGCGTCGGTGCGCGCCCTGCAGTCGGGCAGCGGCGCCATCGCCAGCGGGGAATACGCCCGGCGGCTACCGGAGGCCGGGCAGGACGAACTCGCGGACCTCGCGCGCAGCTTCAACACGATGGCGGGGACCCTGGAACGGGTCGAGCAGACACGGGTCGAGCTGATCGGGAACGTCGCCCACGAGCTGCGCACCCCGGTCAGCGCAGTGCGCGGCTACGCGGAGGCGGCTCAGGACGGCGTCCTGCCCGCCGGACAGGCCCTCGCCGCCATCACGCGGGAGGTGGCGGGGATGGAGAGACTCGTGCAGGACCTCAGCCTGGTGAGCCGGGTGGAGGCCGGGCGCATGGAGTTGAAGGTGGGCGACGTGCCCCTGGCCGAGCTGCTGTCCCAGGCCCAGGACCGCTTCGCGCTGGCCTTCGAGGACCGCGGGATCGCGTTCCAGGTGGACCTGCCCCCGGGTCCCCTGACGGTCCGGGCGGACCCCGAGCGGGCGCAGCAGATCCTCGCCAACCTGTTGCGCAACGCCCTGCGGCACACCCCACCCGGCGGAACGGTGCGGGTGTCCGCCCAGGCCGAGGGGGCAAAGACCACCGTGTCCGTCGCCGACACGGGCAGCGGCATCGCCCCAGAGCACCTGGAACGGGTGTTCGAGCGCTTCTTCCGGGCGGACCCGGCCCGGACCCCGGGCGAGGGGAGTGGGGTGGGCCTGACCATCGCCCGGGGACTCGCCCGGGCGATGGGGGGGGATTTGGGCGTGCGATCGGCGCCCGGACAGGGCAGCACCTTCACCTGGACGGTCCCGCTGGGGAAATCGGCGCCTACTCCGCGCCTGGGTTGA
- a CDS encoding iron ABC transporter substrate-binding protein, whose product MRRLLLATTVLLLSGTTLAQTNRTLTIYSGRAKTFVDPIVQQFERTTGIKVNVRYGTDSQLVAALREEGERSPADVYWGNSVGALGELASEGRFTKVGAALTRNVSADYVPDDRSWLPTTVRFRVLAYNKDRIKPEQLPDSVLDLPKMTALKGRIGWTVSYPSFQDFLAGMIARHGEATTRQWLEGMKALEPKDYKTSNVGMLEAMRAGEIDVGLTNHYYIQRVARLNYPIETYFFKNGDIGNLGNATGAAILKTSRNQAAAARFLSALVGKDAQTFFLSVNFEYPVIGNILQPTTMLPYGDVTKRSPRIDPTALPKNIERAQKLLRDAGLL is encoded by the coding sequence GTGAGACGTTTGCTCCTGGCCACCACCGTCCTGCTCCTGAGCGGCACGACCCTCGCCCAGACCAACCGGACCCTGACGATCTACTCGGGCCGGGCCAAGACCTTCGTGGACCCCATCGTGCAGCAGTTCGAGCGGACGACCGGGATCAAGGTGAACGTCCGGTACGGCACCGACAGCCAACTGGTCGCCGCCCTGCGCGAGGAGGGTGAGCGCAGCCCCGCCGACGTGTACTGGGGCAACAGCGTCGGCGCCCTCGGCGAACTGGCGAGCGAGGGCCGCTTCACTAAGGTCGGCGCGGCCCTGACCCGCAACGTGTCCGCCGACTACGTGCCCGACGACCGCTCGTGGCTGCCCACCACCGTGCGCTTCCGGGTGCTCGCCTACAACAAGGACAGGATCAAGCCCGAGCAGCTTCCGGACAGCGTGCTCGACCTGCCCAAGATGACGGCCCTCAAGGGGCGCATTGGCTGGACGGTCTCGTACCCCTCCTTCCAGGACTTCCTGGCGGGGATGATCGCCAGGCACGGCGAGGCGACCACCCGGCAGTGGCTGGAGGGCATGAAGGCGCTGGAGCCCAAGGACTACAAGACGAGCAACGTGGGGATGCTGGAGGCCATGCGCGCGGGCGAGATCGACGTGGGCCTCACCAACCACTACTACATCCAGCGCGTGGCCCGGCTGAACTATCCCATCGAGACCTATTTTTTCAAGAACGGCGACATCGGCAACCTGGGGAACGCGACGGGTGCGGCCATCCTGAAGACGAGCAGGAATCAGGCCGCCGCCGCACGTTTCCTGAGCGCGCTCGTCGGGAAAGACGCGCAGACCTTTTTTCTGAGCGTGAACTTCGAGTACCCGGTGATCGGCAACATCCTCCAGCCCACCACCATGCTGCCCTACGGCGACGTAACCAAGCGCAGCCCCCGCATCGACCCCACCGCGTTGCCGAAGAACATCGAGCGGGCGCAAAAGCTCCTGCGGGACGCGGGGCTGTTGTAG
- a CDS encoding ABC transporter permease, translating to MTRRRAPLALALPALLTALGVLLPLAYLVLRAFGAQGEELREIVFRVRNLELLGNTLLLAAGVLAAGTAVALPLAYLAARTTFRPRGLLMLLGVLPLAIPGYVGAYSLIAAGGPGGTVQALTGLNWPGPSGFRGALGVLTLFTFPYLFLNLHAALRSQDPVLEDAARLLGRTPWQTFRLVTLPHLRPAWLSGGLLVTLHVLGDFSVVSLMRYPTFSAAIYQQYTAAYDRVYSAWLALMLLAVTALTLWLEAQLMRGVFLARVSPGGARQPARARLGRWGLPAWTFVLTLGGAALALPLGTMLYWLRLDQTPFALSGLLDAARSALSAAGVTAVTTTALAFPLAYIGSRYRGRAARLTERVAYLGYATPPLAFALALVFFVLRAVPALYQTFTLLILAYTLHFVAEAVGPIRTSLTRATPRLEEAARVLGAPPGRTLWRVTLPIMWPGLLVSATFVFLSVLKELPLTLLLAPIGFDTLARNVWTYTEEAQYAAAAPYALALAASGAVLTGLLLRRER from the coding sequence ATGACCCGCCGACGCGCTCCCCTGGCCCTGGCCCTGCCCGCGCTGCTCACGGCGCTCGGCGTCCTGCTGCCGCTCGCCTACCTGGTGCTGCGGGCCTTTGGGGCCCAGGGGGAGGAGCTGCGCGAGATCGTGTTCCGGGTGCGGAACCTGGAGTTGCTGGGCAACACGCTGCTACTGGCCGCCGGGGTGCTGGCGGCGGGGACGGCGGTGGCGCTGCCGCTCGCCTATCTGGCCGCACGGACGACCTTCCGGCCCCGGGGGCTGCTGATGCTGCTGGGGGTCTTGCCGCTCGCCATCCCGGGGTACGTGGGCGCGTACTCGCTGATCGCGGCGGGCGGGCCGGGGGGGACCGTCCAGGCGTTGACCGGACTGAACTGGCCCGGCCCGAGCGGCTTCCGGGGGGCGCTCGGCGTGCTGACCCTCTTCACCTTCCCGTACCTGTTCCTGAACCTGCACGCGGCGTTGCGTTCGCAGGACCCGGTGCTGGAGGACGCCGCCCGGCTGCTGGGGCGCACCCCCTGGCAGACCTTCCGCCTCGTAACGCTGCCGCACCTGCGCCCGGCGTGGCTCTCGGGGGGGCTGCTCGTCACGCTGCACGTGCTGGGCGACTTCAGCGTGGTCAGCCTGATGCGCTACCCCACCTTCAGCGCGGCGATCTACCAGCAGTACACCGCCGCCTACGACCGGGTGTACTCCGCGTGGCTGGCGCTGATGCTGCTCGCGGTCACCGCCCTGACCCTCTGGCTGGAGGCGCAGCTGATGCGGGGCGTGTTCCTGGCGCGGGTCTCGCCGGGGGGAGCGCGGCAACCTGCGCGGGCCCGGCTGGGCCGCTGGGGGCTCCCGGCCTGGACCTTCGTCCTGACCCTGGGTGGGGCGGCGCTCGCCCTGCCGCTGGGGACGATGCTGTACTGGCTGCGGCTCGATCAGACGCCCTTCGCGCTCTCGGGGCTGCTGGACGCCGCCCGCAGCGCCCTGAGCGCCGCCGGGGTCACGGCGGTTACGACCACGGCGCTCGCCTTCCCGCTGGCGTACATCGGGAGCCGTTACCGGGGGCGGGCGGCGCGCCTCACCGAGCGGGTCGCCTACCTGGGCTACGCCACGCCGCCGCTGGCATTCGCGCTGGCGCTGGTGTTTTTCGTGCTGCGCGCGGTGCCCGCCCTGTACCAGACCTTCACCCTCCTGATCCTGGCCTACACCCTGCACTTCGTCGCGGAGGCGGTCGGGCCGATCCGCACGTCGCTGACGCGGGCGACCCCCCGGCTGGAGGAGGCGGCCCGCGTGCTGGGCGCCCCGCCCGGTCGGACCTTGTGGCGGGTAACGTTGCCGATCATGTGGCCCGGGCTGCTGGTCAGCGCAACGTTCGTGTTTCTAAGCGTCCTGAAGGAACTGCCCCTGACCCTGCTGCTGGCGCCCATAGGGTTCGACACGCTGGCGCGCAATGTCTGGACGTACACCGAGGAGGCGCAGTACGCCGCCGCAGCGCCCTACGCGCTGGCGCTCGCGGCGAGCGGGGCCGTGCTGACGGGGCTCCTCCTGAGGAGGGAAAGATGA